The Dama dama isolate Ldn47 chromosome 11, ASM3311817v1, whole genome shotgun sequence genome segment ttagaggatgagataattggatggcataattgactcaatggatgtgagtttgagtaaactccaggagatggtgaaggacagagaagcctgacatgctgcagtccatggagtcacaaagagtcagatatgattgagtgactgaacaacaacaactgattgAAGAACAATGTTAACTGTGCCTTCAGTTTTTGCATTATACAGACTTAATACAGTAAATCTAATTTTCACTGTTTATTCATTGCTGTTGTTcctttgctaagttgtgtctgactctttgcaacctcgtggactgcagcaaaacagcctcctctgtcctctattATCTCCTGAacattgctcaaattcatgtcctttgagttggtgatgatatctaaccatctcagcgtctgttttctccttcttttgccttcaatctttcccagtatcagggaatTCAATGCAtctgcttttcacatcaggtggtcaaaatattggaacttgagcttaggcatcagtccttccaaaacatactcagggttgatttactttaggactgactagtttgatctccttgcagtccaagggactctcaagagtcttctcctgcaccacaattcaaaagcatcagttcttcagtgctcagccttctttatggtccaactctcatctcTGTagatgactaatggaaaaaccatacatTGGCTACAAGGACTTTTctgagcaaagtgatgtctctactttttaatatgcctctaggtttgtcaaagcttttctaccaaggagcaagcatcttttaatttcatgtatgcAGTAACTGtccacagtgaatttggagcccaagaaaataaaacctgtcactgcttccactttttccttctatttgccatggaggaTAGAACCATATGCAATGACCTTAgactttttaatgttgagtttcaaaccagttttttcactctcttctttcaccttcatcaagattctctttagttcctctttactttttcccattagagtagtatcagcTGCAtgtatgaggttgttgatatttctcctggcaattttgattccagcttgtgattcatccaaccctgCATTTTGAATGGTGTATTCTACATAGAcattaaataagctgggtgacaatgtATAACTTTTTTGTACTCTTTTTCCACTTTGGAACCAGCCAAtttttccatgcccagttctaacttttTTCCTGACCCtgaacacagatttctcaagagacaagtaaggtggtctggtacttcaatctctttaagaatattccagcttgttgtgatccatatggtcaaaggctttagggtagtcaatgaagcagaagtaggttttttttttttttttttaattcccttgtttttcccatgatccagagaatgttagcaatttggtctcttgttcctctgcctctttgaaacccagcttctACATCTTgaagctctcagttcacataatgctgaagcctagtttgaaggattttgaacataacctttaccagaatgtgaaatgagtgcagtcaTATAGTAGTCTGTACATTCtatggcattgcccttctttgggattggaatgaaaacttagcTTTTCCAATTGCggccaccactgagttttccaaatttgctgacatattgagtgcaacactttaacagcatcatatttcaggatttttaaatagctcaattggaattccattacctccaatagctttgttcatagtaatacttcctaagccCCACACGACTTGACACTCGAGGATGTCCTGCTCTAGATGAATGACAACACCATCAAcacttttttatatagtttttctgtgttttcttgccgtATCTTCTTAAtctattctgcttctgtttgatccttggtctttctgtcctttttcatgcccatccttgtatgaaacattcccttgatatctccagtcttcttttttttttttttttttaatttttttattagttggaggctaattacttcacagcatttcagtgggttttgtcatacattgatatgaatcagccatggatttacacgtcttccccatcccaatccccgctcccacctccctctccacccgattcctctcgaaacatcccaccctcgtcttctcccacagagttcaaaagtctgttctgtatttctgtatctctttttctgttttgcatatagggttatcgttaccatctttctaaattccatatatatgtgttagtatgctgtaatgttctttgtctttctgtcttacttcactctgtataaggggctccagcttcatccatctcattaggactggttcaaatgaattctttttaatggctgagtaatattccatggtgtatatgtaccacagcttccttatccattcatctgctgatgggcatctaggttgcttccatgtcctggctattatgaacaatgctgcaatgaacattggggtgcacgtgtctctttcagatctggtttcctcagtgtgtatgcccagaagtgggattgctgggtcatatggcagttctatttccagttttttaagaaatctccacactcttttccatagcggctgtactagtttgcattcccaccaacagtgtaagagggttcccttttctccacaccctctccagcatttattgcttgtagacttttggatagcagccatcctgactggcgtgtcatggtacctcattgtggttttgatttgcatttttctgataatgagtgatgttgagcatcttttcatgtgtttgttagccatctgtatgtcttctttggagaaatgtctgtttagttctttggcccattttttgattgggtcatttatttttctggcattgagcttcaagagttgcttgtatatttttgagattaatcctttgtctgtttcttcatttgctattattttctcccaatctgagggctgtcttttcaccttacttatagtttcctttgtagtgcaaaagcttttaaattttattaggtcccatttgtttagttttgcttttatatccaatagtctgggaggtgggtcatagaggatcttgctgtgatttatgtcggagagtgttttgcctatgttctcctctaggagttttatagtttctggtcttacatttagagctttaatccattttgagtttatttttgtgtatggtgttagaaagtgttctagttcaaactcttccagaaaattgcagaagaaggtaaacttccaaactaattctatgaggccaccatcaccctaattccaaaaccagacaaagatgccacaaaaaaagaaaactaaaggccaagatcactgatgaacatagatgcaaaaatccttaacaaaattctagcaaacagaatccaacaacatattaaaaaaatcatacaccacgaccaagtgggctttatcccagggatgcaaggattctttaatatctgcaaatcaatcaatgtaatacaccacattaacaaactgaaagataaaaaccatatgattatctcaatagatgcagagaaagcctttgacaaaattcaacactcatttatgattaaaactctccaaaaagcaggaatagaaggaacatacctcaacataataaaagctatatatgacaaacccacagcaagcatcaccctcaatggtgaaaaattgaaagcatttcccctgaaatcaggaacaagacaaggatgcccactctcaccactactattcaacatagtgttggaagttttggccacagcaatcagagcagaaaaagaagtaaaaggaatccagataggaaaagaagaagtgaaactctcactgtttgcagatgacatgatcctctacatagaaaaccctaaagactctaccagaaaattactagagctaatcaatgaatatagtaaagttgcaggatataaaattaacacacagaaatcccttgcattcctatatactaacaatgaaaaaacagaaagagaaattaaggaaacaataccattcaccattgcaacaaaaagaataaaatacttaggagtatatctacctaaagaaacaaaagacctatacatagaatactataaaacactgatgaaagaaatcaaagaggacacaaacagatggagaaacataccgtgttcatggattggaagaatcaatattgtcaaaatggctattctacccaaagcagtctatagattcaatgcaatccctatcaagctaccaacggtatttttcacagaactagaccaaagaatttcacaatttgtatggaaatacaaaaaacctcgaatagccaaagtaatcttgagaaagaagaatggagctggaggaatcaacctgcctgacttcagactctaccacaaagccacagtcatcaagacagtatggtactggcacaaagacagaaatatagatctcCAGTCTTCTTAAAGAGAGCTCTTGTCTTACCCAgtgtattattttcctctatttctttgcattgttcatttaagatgaTCTTATCTCTCTTccctgttctctggaactctgcatttagttgactatatcttttcctttcttagatgtcttttgcttctcttccttcctcagatatttgtaaagactcctcagacaatcactttgccttcttgctttctgTTTACCTATATGAAATCCTAAAATCTGATTTCATCACAACCACCTGCAGATCTTTCTCACATCAGCTTCTATTACCATAtgcttattttattaataagtagTGGAAAATATTCTCATTATCCTATTCTATGGTATAACTGATCTATTTCTAATGCTTCAACATATGCATTTagcacaaaaggaaaaacaaatgccTATCCTAAGATTCAAGATTTTTCCACATAAAGATCCTAGACTAtctatctagtttttttttttttttttggtattaatctgctttatctatttctctgtgtgtttgcttatttttaattatgaGATGTGCACTTTGATTTATGATTTTACATTGATATTctcatagaaaaaaatcaaaatgttctatggaacatttattatatatatacataacaatTGTCTTGTCACATTAGAAAAATCTTAATCAAGAAATTCAATTCAATTTTATCTATTATGTGCAAAATACACAATATGAATATTCTGATTAAGGTCACTGAGAAGAAAAAGGCACCATTAAACACTATAACTACCAAAGAGTTCAATTTATATCTAGTcatgaagaaaatataggcaaatcCAAACTGAGTGATTTCTAAGAACAAATTGGCttgacttattttaaaatgtcaatgtaataaaagagaaaaaataaataaggaataagTAAAAAGTCCCCTAGATTAATGAAGATAAAGAGGTTAAtggcaaataaatgaaattattaaatattaaatggatCCTAAATTTTATAAAGTAGCTATGAAGACCTTTACCAGGGAAAtctagaaaatttaaatatgacCAGAAGTTTATTGAATGCATTAAAGTTTTCCCtggaaaccatcaattcttcacaaTTTTACAATCATTCTTAACAGCAAATACTTTCAATAGGTAGTATGAAACTTGGCTTGCTTCCCAAGTGGAACTAGTGGTAaacccttgccaatgcaggaaacataaaacacttgggtttgatctctgggttgggaagatccccttgaggaggacacggaaacccactccaatatacttgtctggagaataccatgggcaGAAAAGCCTGGATGTcaacagtctacagggttgcaaagagtctgacatgactgaagctacttatatgtacacacacatcaaTTGGGGATTAAGTTTTTATATTCCCCAAGTATAAAAAGATTGTTGCTTGACATAGATTTTTCATTAATTCCAAAGAGCAAAAGTGTTGTGGACTTCTTTTAAGGAGTCTACTTATATGTTATTAGCATGACACTTTATACTTGCCAAAGGACTTTCATATGTTATCTTATCTCTTATGCTATACTTCAGCTGGTAACAGTTCGGCAAATTTGGCAGAACAGAACTTCTTACCATTACTTTACACAAAGTAAGAATGGAATCCATTGCATGTAGGACTATTACATTTCCCTTTGATTAAAattaatcaaattttaaaacttaaaaattttatttttattttttttggaagaaaattgtcttatttattttgaaaaccaaATGACTAGGAAAATATATCACAGTCTTGAAACAGCAAACAgacaatattatcatttcaagtaGTAAGTTGGTAAAAAGAGAAGGTCCTTATCAAAATGATAAGGAGCCAGAACTGGGGCAAGGACAACACATGTAGCAAAGGCCCTGGCAAAAGTGGTATTTGGTAATGGAGGGTAGTTCCTTTATCGCTCTAAAGGAGCCACAGTTCATCCTCGAGTTGCTTACTTTTCCTCCTTTGACTTTTTTTGTTGCCAGGGGATTGTCTCAACAAAGCTCTGTTATTTCAGGAGGCAAAGTAAACAACACTGGGTTTAggctttcattctgtttcatgaaaaacagattttttccAGAGCCCATACTTCACAACCCTCTTATTTAAGTAGCTAATAGTTCCTCTTTCACTGTTCGTTCCTGAATATGAGCATATAATACTGTCAAAATCCCATTTCCCTTCAAGGCTGAGTGTCACTGTAAGATTGTCTTGTCGCTTGGCTGACTCTGCTGCAGGCGGCCGCAGGGCCCACCATGGCTGCCAGTGACAGGGAACACTTGTTTCCCTTACCAGTGTGATATCACGTCTTACATTTTTGCAGGGTCTCCAGGCTGAATGATGTAATGTGTGAGAATTTTAagaaacacacacccacatattGATGGAGAAATGAGTACCTGCAGGGACCCTTGTCCCTGAAAAGTTTTTATCCAAACTGCCTCTCCCAACTTTATATCTTAACGTCATGCCCTGTCTATAAAAGAATAACAAGCAAAACAAACCCCCTAGAATCTCCCTTCCCCTTTCTACATTAGTGACTGCATGGATTTTATTAGTTTGTGGAAAATGTTGTAGTGATCCTTCTGGTAAACAGCAGGTTGGCAACAAATAGAAACACCTCCTTTCATACGCCACTAGACCATAAGCAGGTTACATGAACCTGCCAGCCTCGGTATCTGTGCAGTAAGAGAATCTGGTACCTTGGCAGGCCCTGGTTTGGGACAAGGGAGACTCCCTGTTGGCAGGAGAAGTACTTGCCACATGAAATTCAGACTCACAACAACCTCCTGTGCTATCTGTGACCCAAATTTTATCACGGtggtttatttattattattattttttttttcatttcactttctagGATTGAAACACAAAGGAACCAGCGTCCAGAGGATAGAAACACAGGCCTTAGACTTGCTGCCATCCTTAATTTCCTCATTCATCACCTCTCCTTAAAAGACCCAAATCCCCATTCCTCCTTTTAAATCGATTCCTGCGCTCAGCCCTGATGGCCACTAGCAGACAGCTATTTCCCCATGGATGAGAGCGACTCCTTCATCTTCCTGGTCATGGTTGGGATGAGGTTTATTTGGTCATCCACACACTTGGTCAGGCAGGTCTCCAGCTGCCGCTTCACGTGAAGCTCCTTACTCCCTGCATCTATTGAATCTTTGGCCTTGTCATTGCAATACATAGTGCGCCAGGCCAGGTGGTCCTGGAACTTCTCCAACTCGCTGGTCACCAGGGCCTGGGCTTGAGCCAGAGGTGCATGGCAGCGTTCAATGCACTGGTGCACTTGCTGCATGGACCCCTGGCTTCCCTCACAACAGGCGGCGCTGCACCGGAACGTAAGGCCCTGCATCTTCCAGATATTCTCCCTCGCCAGACTCTTCACCCTGGAGTCCACCGCCTCCTGCACCCGGAGCTGCTGCAGCTCCGCCATGGCTACCCACGCGGTTCCCGGCTGCgccctaaaatttaaaaattttataatttacataatatAGAATTATGTAATATGAAAAATTGACACTCGAAAGTCGACTTTCTCACTTGAAGATAACCCTTCTTAGATGAATTTTCTTAAGATAACTTAGTAAGTATAGTGACATATATTatatagacattttttttcttttcttttcttaaataaaacttGTGTATATATGTAGATTATTATACATATTTTCAGGTATTCCTTTCCTTTTAGAATTTTATCATGGGCATTTCTTTATATCAGGACATAAAGGCTTCCCTgtcagctcagtggtaaagaattctcctgacaatgcaggagttgcaagttcaatttctgagtcaggaagatcccctagagaaggaaatggcaacccatttcaatattctttactgggaaagtccatggacaaaggaatctggtggactacagtccatgaggtcccaaaaagagtcagacatgacacagtgactaaacaacaacaacataaagagTTTAATTATGAGTCAAAGTTCCATATTAATGAGCTTTTAACTTGTTCTCAATGATTACCTAAGATATTCTATGTAGTTTAAATGGTTATTGTATATAACTCTTCCCAAATTTGTGTGACTATTTCAGTAGATAAATTTTAGGAAAAAGTCTCATCAAATCTAAGGTCATAAATacctattttctgattttcttcattttgcatTATGTGTAGATACATATTTGTCATTAAGTAAGTGTCTTCAATCCAGTTCagtctggttcagttcagtccctcagtcgtgtctaactctttgagaccacatggacaaAGGATGCAAGGCCTGCCAGCCCATTGCCAATGcctggagttaactcaaactcatgtccatagactcggtgatgccattcagccatctcattctttgtcatcccttcttctcctgccttcagtctttcccagcatcagggtcttttccaatgagccagttcgtctcaacaggtggccaaagtattggagcttcagcttcagcatcagtccttccaatgaatattcaggactgatttcctttaggattgacttgctgtatctccctgcagtccgaggaactttcaagagtcttctcaaacaccacagttcaaaggcatcaattcttcagcgctcagctttctttgtagtttaactctcacatccatacatgactacaggaaaaaccatggctttgactacacggacctttgctggcaaagtaatgtctgctttttaatatgctgtctagtttagtcataactttccttccaaggaggaagtgtcctttaatttcatggctgcagtcaccatctgcagtgattttggagccccccaaaataaagtttgtcactgtttgcactatctcatcatctatttgtcatgaagtgatgggacaagatgccatgatcttagtttttggatgctgagttttaagccaactttttcactctcctctttaactttcatcaagaggctctttagttcttcttcgctttctgccataaaggtggtgtcatctgcatatctggggttattgatatttcccccagcaatcttgatcccagcttgtgcttcctccagcccagcatttctcatgatgtactctgcatataagttaaacaagcagggtgacaatatacagccttgatgtactgctttcctgGTTTTGAATCAGTCTGTCGTTCCACGttaggttctaactgttgtttcctgcatacaagtttctcaagaggcaggtcaggtggtctggtattcccatctctttaataattttccagagtttgttgtggtccacacaaagggtttggcatagtcaataaagcagaagtagacatttttctggaacatttttgcttttttgatgatccaatggatgttggcaatttgatctcttgttcctctgccttttctaaatccagcttgaacttctggagtCTCATGGTTCGTGTAcagttgaagcatggcttggagaatttcaagttttgctttattagcatgtgagatgagtgcaattgtgcagtagtttgagcattctttggcattgcctttctttgggattagaatgaaaactgaccttttccattcctgtggccactgctgaatcttccaaatttcctggcatgcTGAGtgagcactttcccagcatcatctttcaggattttaaatagctcaactggaattccatcacctccactagatttgtttgtagtgatgcttcctaaggcccgtttgacttctcattccaggatgtctgactctaggttggtgatcacaccattgtgattctCTGGgccatgaaggtcttttttgttctcctgtgtattcctgccacctcttcttaatatcttctgcttctgttaggtccataccatttctgtccttcattgagtccatctttggtatctctaattttcttgatgggaTTTCTAGACTTCCCcattatattcttttcctctatttctttacattgttcgctgaggaaggctttcttatctcttcttgttattctttggaactctgcattcaaatgggtatatctttccttatctcttttgcctttcacttcttctattcacagctatttgtaaggcctcctcagagaagcattttgcctttttgtatttcttttccttggggatggtcttgatccctgcctcctatacaatgtcccgaacctccatacatagttcttcaggcactctttctatcatatctaatcccttgaatctatttgtcacttccactgtataatcctaagggatttgatttaggttatacctaaatggtctagtggatttccctgctttcttcagtttcagtgtgaatttggcaataaaggagttcatggtctgtgccacagtcagctcccagtcttgtttttgctcactgtatagaactctctatctttggctgcaaagagtataactgatctgattttgatatagaccatctggtgatgtccatgtgtagagttgtctcttgtgttgttggaagacagtgtttgctatgaccagtgctttctcttggcagaactcttaacctttgccctgcttcattctgtactctaaggccaaatttgcctgtgactccagatgtttcttgattccctacttttgcattccagtcccctataatgaaaaggaaagctttttggggtgttagttctagaaggtcttgtaggtcttcatagaacctttcaacttcagcttctatagcattactggtcggggca includes the following:
- the LOC133065531 gene encoding protein FAM136A-like; translation: MAELQQLRVQEAVDSRVKSLARENIWKMQGLTFRCSAACCEGSQGSMQQVHQCIERCHAPLAQAQALVTSELEKFQDHLAWRTMYCNDKAKDSIDAGSKELHVKRQLETCLTKCVDDQINLIPTMTRKMKESLSSMGK